The Vibrio gallaecicus genome contains a region encoding:
- a CDS encoding DUF2989 domain-containing protein, producing MRILKWLSLAVAPVILSGCLEGNKNTDQLCESHEGLQCSELNMNDGQCRIPRTDLIWHRFEVLKQPTDAHKVKEYTLVAAYRKCLELASQLEPIDQSALKQRRFSALMHSIGELDRIVDELSDSKEPETLYFLWSQTGNTDARRSFLQLEGTKALNTAEMQYALATFYTTRDYPKTIALLKNALVLSNGKKVNTEIFKSLASVNHRLGNLEKAYMWAMVAKRFEVPIASQAELSVMYRFNAEKYQELNDIADIIEDAIQEGMFKASLVPTKWDKQS from the coding sequence ATGAGAATTTTAAAATGGCTAAGCTTAGCCGTAGCGCCTGTGATTTTATCTGGGTGTCTAGAAGGTAATAAAAATACCGATCAACTTTGTGAAAGCCATGAAGGTTTGCAATGTTCAGAGCTCAACATGAACGACGGGCAATGCCGCATTCCTCGAACCGATTTAATATGGCACCGATTTGAAGTTTTAAAGCAGCCGACAGATGCTCACAAAGTAAAAGAATACACATTAGTTGCCGCCTATAGAAAATGTCTCGAGCTTGCTTCTCAGCTTGAACCTATCGATCAATCCGCTTTAAAACAGCGCCGATTCTCTGCTTTGATGCACAGTATTGGTGAGCTTGACCGTATTGTCGATGAGTTATCAGATTCGAAAGAGCCTGAAACCTTGTATTTCCTTTGGTCTCAAACAGGTAATACTGATGCAAGACGTAGCTTTCTTCAGCTTGAAGGCACTAAAGCATTAAACACAGCAGAGATGCAGTATGCGCTGGCAACCTTTTATACTACGCGGGATTACCCAAAAACCATTGCACTATTAAAGAATGCATTGGTTCTCTCTAATGGAAAAAAGGTCAATACTGAAATATTCAAATCTCTCGCCAGTGTTAACCACCGTCTTGGTAATTTAGAAAAGGCATATATGTGGGCAATGGTGGCGAAACGGTTTGAAGTACCCATTGCATCACAGGCAGAACTTTCAGTGATGTATCGCTTTAATGCTGAGAAGTACCAAGAATTGAACGATATCGCGGACATAATAGAAGACGCGATTCAAGAAGGGATGTTTAAAGCTTCACTTGTTCCAACCAAATGGGATAAGCAAAGCTAA
- the msrB gene encoding peptide-methionine (R)-S-oxide reductase MsrB has protein sequence MKPDEYWRERLTDSEFEVCRLRGTEAPYTGKLLHNHETGIYSCTCCSASLFLSDNKYDSGCGWPSFDAPINDTSVRYIEDLSHGMKRIEIRCAACDSHLGHVFPDGPQTTGERFCVNSVSLIFNKNEKSGE, from the coding sequence ATGAAGCCTGATGAATACTGGCGTGAACGCCTTACTGATAGTGAGTTTGAAGTGTGCAGATTGCGCGGTACTGAGGCTCCGTACACAGGAAAGTTACTGCATAATCATGAAACTGGCATTTATAGTTGCACGTGTTGTAGTGCTTCGCTCTTTTTGTCTGACAATAAATATGATTCGGGGTGCGGCTGGCCAAGCTTCGACGCTCCTATTAATGATACATCAGTACGTTATATTGAAGATCTAAGTCACGGTATGAAGCGTATTGAGATTAGATGTGCAGCATGCGATAGCCATCTAGGTCACGTTTTTCCTGATGGACCACAAACAACAGGTGAAAGGTTTTGTGTAAACTCAGTGTCGTTAATTTTCAACAAAAATGAAAAAAGCGGTGAATAA
- a CDS encoding NADPH-dependent 2,4-dienoyl-CoA reductase: MSAMYPHLLEPLDLGFTQLRNRVLMGSMHTGLEENKEGLHKLAAFYEERARGGVGLIVTGGFSPNLRGRLHPFSAEFSKPKHAKAHKVVTDAVHKHDGKIALQILHAGRYAMHPFAQSASGIKAPIAKFAPSEMSPRQIRKTIDAFANSAELAQLAGYDGVEIMGSEGYLINQFICKRTNMRYDEWGGSYEKRMRFPLEIVKTIREAVGQDFIIIFRLSMLDLVEQGSTFDDVVLLAKKLEEAGVTIINTGIGWHEARVPTIATQVPRSAFSWVTEKVKPHVSIPVVTCNRINTPEDAERILSSGQADMVSMARPFLADPDFVNKAAQDQAKFINTCIGCNQACLDNVFKGKRASCLVNPRACYETEIVVQPAVTKKKVAVVGAGPAGLACATTLAQRGHDVDLLEKNDRIGGQFRLAMQIPGKEEFRETIRYFANQIDASGVNLKLDTEATFEMLLKYDEVVMAAGVEPRKLDIEGIEQSNVVDYQTLIREKTTLGDKVAIVGAGGIGVDVATMLTEPASHSLDDWLHEWGIDKNMEHSGGLYPYPDSLSEKTVWVMQRKAGRVGKGPGKTTGWIHKRTLEKRGVNLLGGVSYQKIDDQGLHIEINKKQQVLDADSVVVCAGQVSVRPFEDMWQEFGGKLHVIGGADYAGELDAVRAIRQGVELAIKL, from the coding sequence ATGTCTGCCATGTACCCACATTTGCTCGAACCATTAGATCTCGGATTCACTCAATTACGTAATCGCGTATTGATGGGATCAATGCATACCGGATTAGAAGAAAATAAAGAAGGTTTGCATAAACTCGCCGCTTTTTATGAAGAAAGAGCAAGAGGTGGTGTAGGGCTTATCGTTACGGGAGGCTTCTCCCCGAACTTACGAGGCAGGCTTCACCCATTCAGTGCGGAGTTTAGTAAACCTAAGCACGCCAAAGCTCATAAAGTTGTGACTGATGCTGTACATAAGCATGATGGGAAAATCGCACTACAGATCTTACACGCTGGTCGTTATGCGATGCATCCCTTTGCTCAAAGTGCTTCTGGTATTAAAGCGCCGATAGCCAAGTTTGCTCCTAGTGAAATGAGCCCTCGTCAAATTAGAAAAACGATTGATGCTTTTGCAAACAGTGCTGAACTGGCACAACTTGCGGGCTATGACGGCGTGGAAATCATGGGTTCAGAGGGTTACTTGATTAACCAATTCATCTGTAAGCGAACCAATATGCGTTACGACGAATGGGGGGGCTCTTATGAAAAGCGCATGCGTTTCCCTCTTGAAATCGTAAAAACAATCCGTGAGGCCGTAGGGCAAGATTTCATCATCATCTTCCGATTATCGATGCTTGATTTGGTTGAACAAGGCAGCACTTTTGATGATGTTGTATTGCTGGCTAAAAAATTAGAAGAAGCGGGCGTTACGATTATTAATACTGGTATTGGCTGGCATGAAGCACGCGTGCCTACAATTGCCACTCAAGTTCCTAGAAGTGCTTTCTCTTGGGTAACGGAGAAAGTGAAACCGCATGTCTCGATTCCGGTGGTGACTTGTAACCGAATTAATACACCAGAAGATGCAGAAAGAATTTTGAGTTCTGGGCAAGCTGATATGGTGTCAATGGCGCGGCCATTCCTAGCCGATCCAGATTTCGTTAACAAAGCAGCCCAAGATCAAGCTAAATTCATCAACACCTGTATTGGTTGTAACCAAGCTTGTCTTGATAATGTGTTCAAGGGGAAAAGAGCCAGTTGTCTTGTGAACCCTAGAGCATGTTATGAAACAGAAATTGTGGTTCAACCTGCGGTGACGAAGAAAAAAGTAGCGGTTGTGGGGGCGGGTCCTGCAGGGCTTGCTTGTGCGACGACCCTTGCACAACGTGGACACGACGTTGACCTACTAGAGAAAAATGACCGTATCGGCGGTCAATTCAGATTAGCTATGCAAATCCCTGGGAAAGAAGAGTTTAGAGAAACGATTCGTTATTTTGCTAATCAAATTGACGCATCAGGGGTCAATCTTAAATTAGACACGGAAGCCACATTCGAAATGCTGCTTAAATACGACGAAGTCGTGATGGCAGCAGGGGTTGAGCCAAGAAAGCTAGATATTGAAGGTATTGAACAAAGCAATGTTGTTGATTACCAAACGCTCATTCGTGAAAAAACAACTTTAGGCGATAAAGTGGCAATAGTTGGAGCGGGTGGTATTGGTGTGGATGTCGCGACAATGCTAACGGAACCTGCTTCTCATAGCCTGGATGACTGGTTACACGAGTGGGGTATTGATAAAAATATGGAACACTCTGGGGGGCTGTACCCTTACCCAGACTCTCTCAGTGAGAAAACCGTTTGGGTGATGCAGCGTAAGGCTGGTCGCGTAGGTAAAGGTCCTGGTAAAACAACGGGGTGGATTCATAAACGTACGCTTGAAAAACGCGGTGTGAATCTATTAGGCGGTGTGAGTTACCAAAAAATTGATGATCAAGGGCTGCATATTGAAATCAATAAGAAACAGCAAGTGCTAGACGCTGATTCGGTGGTTGTTTGTGCAGGGCAAGTGTCTGTTCGTCCATTTGAAGATATGTGGCAAGAATTTGGTGGCAAACTGCACGTGATAGGCGGTGCTGATTATGCGGGTGAACTGGATGCTGTGCGTGCGATTCGCCAAGGTGTTGAGCTAGCAATCAAGCTGTAG
- the sppA gene encoding signal peptide peptidase SppA → MKKIFKFISMIFKGIWKLITFIRLALANIFFLLSIALIYFVYFYSTPTQPTVQQQSALVLNLSGPIVEQSRYMNPVDSFTGSIFGQDLPKENVLFDIVETIRYAKDDDNITGIVLALRELPETNLTKLRYIAKALNEFKASGKPIYAVGDFYNQSQYYLASYATKIFMSPDGGVMLKGYSAYSLFYKTFLEKLDVNTHVFRVGTYKSAIEPFIRDDMSDEAKQSASRWLGQLWGAYVDDVANNRQISADTLNPSMDSFLEDLKSVDGNIADLAKKLGLVDQLSTRQQVRLELADVFGSDGEDSYNAFGYYEYQTTMLPKMDTAESDVAVVVASGAIMDGRQPRGTVGGDTTASLLRQARNDDKVKAVVLRVDSPGGSAFASEVIRNEIDAIRATGKPVVVSMSSLAASGGYWISMGADQIVAQPTTLTGSIGIFSVITTFEKGLNNLGVYTDGVGTSPFSGLGVTTGLSDGAKDAFQMGIENGYHRFISLVSDNRGIELAEVDKVAQGRVWTGQDALQFGLVDKMGDFDDAISIAAELAELENYNIYWVEEPLSPTQQFIQEFMNQVKVSIGLDIQSLVPSSLQPVTQQLVQDSQLLDSFNDPQGRYAFCLNCQVQ, encoded by the coding sequence ATGAAAAAAATATTCAAATTTATTAGCATGATCTTCAAAGGAATATGGAAGCTCATCACTTTTATTCGTTTAGCGTTAGCTAACATTTTCTTTTTACTGAGTATTGCACTGATTTATTTTGTGTATTTTTACTCAACCCCGACGCAGCCAACGGTTCAGCAACAATCTGCTCTAGTACTTAACCTTTCAGGTCCCATTGTCGAACAAAGTCGCTACATGAACCCTGTCGACTCTTTTACTGGCTCTATCTTTGGTCAAGACTTACCTAAAGAGAATGTGCTTTTTGATATCGTTGAAACCATTCGTTATGCAAAAGACGACGATAACATCACTGGTATTGTGCTTGCCTTGCGTGAATTACCGGAGACAAACCTGACAAAGCTGCGCTATATAGCGAAGGCATTAAATGAGTTTAAAGCCTCTGGTAAGCCTATCTATGCGGTTGGCGATTTCTATAATCAAAGCCAATATTATTTAGCCAGTTATGCGACAAAAATCTTCATGTCACCTGATGGTGGGGTGATGCTAAAAGGCTACAGTGCTTACTCCCTTTTCTATAAAACGTTCTTAGAAAAACTGGACGTGAACACACACGTATTCCGAGTTGGCACTTATAAATCAGCCATCGAACCTTTCATCCGTGACGATATGTCAGATGAAGCGAAGCAATCAGCTTCTCGTTGGTTAGGTCAATTATGGGGAGCATATGTCGATGATGTTGCCAATAACCGCCAAATATCCGCGGACACTCTCAACCCAAGCATGGATTCTTTCCTCGAAGATCTAAAATCAGTAGATGGTAATATTGCTGATCTTGCAAAAAAACTGGGGCTTGTCGATCAACTATCAACTCGTCAACAAGTTAGACTTGAACTAGCAGACGTTTTCGGCAGTGACGGGGAAGATAGCTATAACGCATTTGGTTACTATGAATATCAAACGACTATGCTGCCTAAAATGGACACAGCAGAAAGTGATGTTGCAGTTGTAGTGGCGAGTGGCGCGATTATGGATGGTCGCCAACCACGTGGCACAGTTGGTGGTGACACTACCGCTTCTTTGCTTCGCCAAGCTCGTAACGACGACAAAGTAAAAGCGGTGGTATTGCGTGTAGACAGCCCTGGTGGAAGTGCTTTTGCATCTGAAGTGATTCGCAATGAAATTGATGCGATTCGCGCTACCGGTAAACCCGTTGTAGTTTCTATGTCGAGCCTAGCCGCTTCTGGTGGTTACTGGATCTCTATGGGTGCGGATCAAATCGTCGCTCAACCGACTACCTTGACTGGCTCTATTGGTATCTTTAGCGTTATTACTACATTTGAGAAAGGCTTAAATAACTTAGGCGTGTACACCGATGGTGTTGGCACATCTCCTTTCTCAGGTCTAGGAGTGACAACGGGGCTTTCAGATGGTGCTAAAGATGCTTTCCAAATGGGCATTGAAAATGGCTACCACCGCTTTATTAGCCTAGTCAGTGACAACCGTGGGATTGAACTGGCGGAAGTTGATAAGGTTGCCCAAGGCCGAGTTTGGACCGGTCAAGACGCACTTCAATTCGGACTCGTAGATAAAATGGGCGATTTTGATGATGCGATTAGTATTGCAGCTGAACTTGCAGAACTAGAAAACTACAATATCTACTGGGTAGAAGAGCCGTTATCTCCAACCCAGCAATTCATCCAAGAGTTCATGAACCAAGTTAAAGTCTCTATTGGGCTTGATATACAATCTCTGGTTCCTAGCAGTTTACAGCCAGTTACCCAACAATTAGTGCAAGATAGTCAACTATTAGACAGCTTTAACGATCCTCAAGGACGTTATGCTTTCTGCTTAAACTGCCAAGTTCAATAA
- a CDS encoding YeaC family protein, which produces MNSEQLLSAMTPDVYERLTYAVETGKWPEGTVLSQEQRDSCMQAVMLYQSKHNVDAQHMTVAAGGDISFKSKSELKKQFHAEQQDIVRVNPND; this is translated from the coding sequence ATGAATTCAGAACAACTCCTGAGCGCGATGACGCCAGATGTATACGAACGTTTAACTTATGCCGTTGAAACCGGGAAGTGGCCTGAAGGCACTGTGCTTTCACAAGAACAGCGTGATTCATGTATGCAAGCTGTCATGCTTTACCAGTCTAAGCATAATGTAGATGCTCAGCATATGACAGTGGCAGCAGGTGGTGATATTAGCTTTAAGTCAAAGTCTGAACTAAAAAAGCAATTTCATGCTGAGCAGCAAGATATCGTTAGAGTGAATCCAAACGATTAA
- a CDS encoding NAD(P)H nitroreductase translates to MDALDLLLNRRSIAKLSDPAPEGVALENIIKAGLRAPDHGALTPWRFVIAQGTGLQKLSDILVRAAEADESEEAVIDKVKKAPFRAPMVITVIAKVTEHDKVPAFEQHLSAGCAAQAMQMAAVAQGFQGFWRSGKWMFHPEVHQAFGLEGDDEIVGFLYLGTPGCTPMKVPEREFSKFVEFL, encoded by the coding sequence ATGGATGCTTTGGATCTATTGCTCAACAGACGCTCAATCGCAAAACTCTCTGATCCGGCACCTGAAGGTGTTGCGTTAGAAAATATTATCAAAGCCGGTTTACGAGCTCCTGACCATGGTGCGCTAACGCCATGGCGCTTTGTGATTGCACAAGGTACAGGTCTACAAAAGCTTTCCGATATTTTAGTTCGAGCAGCAGAAGCGGACGAAAGTGAAGAAGCGGTCATTGACAAAGTAAAGAAAGCGCCGTTTCGAGCACCTATGGTTATCACTGTCATCGCAAAAGTGACTGAACACGACAAAGTGCCTGCATTCGAGCAACATTTGTCTGCGGGTTGCGCTGCACAAGCAATGCAAATGGCCGCAGTCGCGCAAGGTTTCCAAGGTTTTTGGCGTTCAGGCAAGTGGATGTTCCACCCAGAGGTTCATCAAGCATTTGGTCTAGAAGGTGACGACGAAATCGTTGGTTTCTTATATCTAGGTACACCGGGTTGCACACCTATGAAAGTCCCGGAAAGAGAGTTTTCTAAATTTGTTGAGTTCCTATAA
- a CDS encoding DNA topoisomerase III: MSRLIIAEKPSLGRAIAAALPNPQKKDQGFIRCGNGDIVTWCIGHLLEQVEPDSYDERYKKWNLADLPIVPEQWQLRPRKTSSKQLTVIRKLLKEATQIVHAGDPDREGQLLVDEVIDYCKVSKTKKEAMQRLLVSDLNLPAVKRALNQMRSNREFIPLSISALARSRADWLYGMNMTRAYTLLGQKAGYQGVLSVGRVQTPVLGLVVRRDEEIENFVSKDYFTLHALIPYQPTDGGQSGQSFDIRARWKPSEACKPWQDEEGRVLNRKLVENAANRIANQPATVFESEQKQTKQSAPLPYSLSALQIDAAKRFGMSAQQVLDTCQSLYEKHKLITYPRSDSRYLPKDHYSQRESVVDAIANNAKELSSGAQGADLSLKSKAWNDSKVDAHHAIIPTPKKSSVNGLSANEMKIYQQIARQYLMQFYPHAVFADAKLVFDIAGGVFTAKGRQLVSPGWKVLMGKSDTAEKEEGVDTVPPLAKGTVLTCREGLISDKKTEPPKHFTEATLLQAMTGIARFVADKDLKAILKETDGLGTEATRAGILDTLFKRQLLTRQGKSIHSSPAGRGLINALPTDSTYPDMTAHWEHQLQGMAERNQAYQPFMQALEGKVDGLMALVKTGEVPESLRHLPKVERPAFKRRKGGTRKKTTARKSTKG; the protein is encoded by the coding sequence ATGTCTCGTCTTATCATCGCCGAAAAACCAAGCTTAGGGCGTGCAATTGCGGCAGCATTACCTAACCCACAAAAGAAAGACCAAGGTTTTATTCGTTGTGGTAATGGCGATATCGTTACGTGGTGTATTGGTCACTTATTAGAGCAAGTTGAACCCGATAGTTATGATGAACGCTATAAAAAGTGGAACTTAGCCGATTTACCGATTGTTCCGGAGCAATGGCAGCTTCGTCCAAGAAAAACATCCAGTAAACAGCTCACAGTAATCAGAAAGCTACTCAAAGAAGCCACTCAAATTGTTCATGCTGGCGATCCTGATAGAGAAGGGCAATTGCTCGTAGATGAAGTCATTGATTACTGCAAGGTTTCTAAAACCAAAAAAGAAGCGATGCAGCGTTTGCTTGTCAGCGACTTAAACTTACCCGCGGTTAAACGAGCATTAAATCAAATGCGCAGTAACCGAGAATTTATCCCACTTTCTATCTCCGCTCTTGCACGCTCTCGTGCGGATTGGTTATACGGAATGAATATGACGCGCGCCTATACCTTATTAGGTCAAAAAGCGGGTTACCAAGGTGTGTTGTCGGTAGGTCGAGTGCAAACGCCAGTGTTAGGTTTGGTGGTTCGCAGAGATGAAGAAATAGAAAACTTTGTTTCGAAAGACTACTTCACTTTGCATGCACTAATTCCATACCAACCAACGGATGGTGGCCAAAGCGGTCAGTCATTTGATATTCGAGCTCGCTGGAAACCAAGCGAGGCATGCAAACCTTGGCAAGATGAAGAAGGGCGCGTGCTTAATCGTAAATTGGTTGAAAATGCGGCTAATCGCATTGCGAATCAACCTGCGACCGTTTTTGAGTCTGAGCAAAAACAAACCAAACAATCTGCTCCTTTACCTTATTCTTTATCTGCTTTACAAATTGATGCTGCCAAGCGTTTTGGTATGAGTGCGCAGCAAGTCTTAGATACCTGTCAGTCTTTATATGAGAAACACAAACTCATTACTTATCCGCGTTCAGACAGTCGCTATCTCCCTAAAGATCATTACTCTCAAAGAGAATCTGTTGTTGACGCTATTGCGAATAACGCTAAAGAGCTGTCCAGTGGTGCTCAAGGGGCTGACTTATCTCTTAAATCGAAAGCTTGGAATGACAGTAAAGTCGATGCGCACCATGCGATTATCCCTACGCCTAAAAAATCATCGGTTAATGGCTTGTCAGCGAATGAAATGAAAATTTACCAACAAATTGCTAGGCAGTATTTAATGCAATTCTACCCACATGCGGTTTTTGCTGATGCGAAGTTAGTCTTTGATATTGCTGGTGGTGTTTTTACTGCAAAAGGACGCCAGCTTGTAAGCCCTGGCTGGAAAGTGCTTATGGGTAAAAGTGATACAGCGGAGAAAGAAGAAGGAGTTGATACGGTTCCACCTCTAGCGAAAGGGACAGTGCTAACTTGCCGTGAAGGGTTAATCAGCGATAAAAAAACAGAACCACCGAAGCATTTTACTGAAGCGACTTTATTACAAGCAATGACTGGTATTGCTAGATTTGTTGCAGATAAAGATCTTAAAGCAATACTAAAAGAGACCGATGGCTTAGGCACGGAAGCAACACGAGCAGGGATTTTGGATACTTTATTTAAGAGGCAACTCCTAACTCGTCAAGGAAAAAGTATCCATAGTAGCCCTGCAGGTCGAGGGCTAATTAATGCATTGCCGACTGATTCAACATACCCAGATATGACCGCTCACTGGGAGCATCAACTGCAAGGCATGGCTGAACGAAATCAAGCCTACCAGCCATTTATGCAGGCGCTTGAAGGAAAGGTCGATGGTTTGATGGCGCTAGTCAAAACGGGCGAAGTGCCGGAATCATTGCGTCATTTACCTAAAGTGGAAAGACCCGCCTTCAAGCGTAGAAAAGGTGGAACACGTAAAAAAACAACTGCAAGAAAATCGACCAAAGGCTAG
- the ansA gene encoding asparaginase, translating into MPRKHIYIAYTGGTIGMQKSDDHGYVPVAGFMDKQLASMPEFHRSEMPEYTIHEYSPLMDSSDMTPLDWQTIADDIRKNYDNYDGFVILHGTDTMAYTASALSFMLENLGKPVIVTGSQIPLAELRSDGQANLLNALHLAANYPINEVTLFFNNKLMRGNRSTKSHADGFNAFTSPNLSPLLEAGINIQLGNNVVVDQKPEGEFRVHNITPQPIGVITMYPGISHEVIRNTLLQPVNAMILLTFGVGNAPQNQELLRHLKDASERGVIVVNLTQCLAGKVNMGGYATGCALAESGVVSGYDMTPEAALAKLHYLLSQNLSYEEVKAQMQQVLRGEMSL; encoded by the coding sequence ATGCCAAGAAAACATATCTACATCGCCTATACTGGCGGCACTATCGGTATGCAAAAATCTGACGACCATGGCTATGTACCTGTCGCTGGCTTTATGGATAAACAACTGGCAAGCATGCCTGAATTTCATCGTTCTGAAATGCCTGAGTACACCATTCATGAATACTCACCATTGATGGACTCTTCAGATATGACGCCGTTAGACTGGCAAACTATTGCTGATGATATTCGTAAAAACTACGATAATTACGACGGCTTCGTTATCTTGCATGGCACAGACACCATGGCATATACCGCTTCTGCGCTTTCTTTCATGCTAGAAAACCTCGGTAAGCCAGTTATCGTCACGGGCTCTCAAATTCCACTTGCTGAATTACGTTCAGATGGACAAGCGAATCTGCTTAATGCTTTGCACCTTGCCGCGAATTACCCAATCAATGAAGTGACATTATTCTTCAATAATAAATTGATGCGAGGAAACCGCAGTACTAAATCTCATGCCGATGGGTTTAACGCTTTTACGTCACCAAACCTTTCACCATTACTTGAAGCGGGTATTAATATCCAACTAGGTAATAATGTGGTGGTGGATCAAAAGCCTGAAGGAGAATTCCGAGTACATAACATCACACCACAGCCAATTGGTGTAATAACCATGTATCCAGGCATCTCACATGAAGTGATTCGCAACACCTTACTTCAACCCGTAAACGCAATGATCTTGCTTACTTTTGGTGTGGGTAATGCCCCACAAAATCAAGAACTACTTCGGCACTTAAAAGATGCTTCAGAGCGAGGTGTTATTGTGGTGAACCTAACTCAGTGTTTGGCGGGTAAAGTCAATATGGGTGGCTACGCGACGGGTTGTGCACTAGCGGAATCAGGTGTTGTCAGTGGCTACGATATGACACCAGAAGCGGCACTGGCTAAGTTACATTACCTGTTGAGCCAAAACTTAAGCTACGAAGAAGTGAAAGCTCAAATGCAACAAGTATTACGTGGCGAAATGAGCTTATAA